Within the Nocardioides aurantiacus genome, the region CTCCAGCTCGGCGGGGTCGAGCTCCAGCCCCGGCCGGGAGGGTACGACGCGCGGCCGGCCGTCGCGGATCTCGACCGTCGCGTCCACCGGTGCCCGACCGACCTGCGCGACCACCGGGGCGAGCGCCTCGATCATGCGTTCGCCGTCGACCTCGGGGACGAGGTCGCCGTCGCGCTCGACCATCCGCAGGCCGCGACCGAACAGCCGCGGCGGAGCCTGCAGCTCGCGGCCCTCGAGCACCAGCGCGACCGGTCCCGACATCGCCGGCCGCGCGACGTCGCGCATCGCGGCCCGCACCTCGGCCTCGGACACGTCGGGCTCCACCTCGACGACCGGCAGCGGCACCCGGCCCCCGCGCAGGAAGCGGTCCTGCAGCAGCTGCTCGGTGGCGTCGCGGTCGACGGCGGCGCCGGCCCGCCCGATCACGGGACGCGCCTCGCCGTCGCGGAAGCGCACGGTGCCCTCGACGGCGGGACGGCGCAGCCCGTCGGTCAGGGTGTCGAGCGTGGCGTCGAGGCGGGCGCTGTCGAAGCGCACCGTGGGAGCGAGCTGGTCGCCCCCGGCGACCAGCGCCCACACGCGGGCCGGCGCGAACCGGGCACCGCCCGAGGCGCGGTCGAGGGTGTCCTCGAGGTCGAGCCGCCCACCCGCCTCACGGAGGTCGACGGGCTCGACGCGACCGTCGGCGTAGGTGAGCCGGACCTGGCGCGCGGCCCGCTCACCCAGCTCGGACTCCAGCCGGGCCTGCGCCCGGTCACGGTCGAGGCCGCCGACGGCGACCCCGCCCACCGAGGTGCCGCGGGGCATCCGGTCGCCGCCCCACAGCCCCACGCCGAGCCACACCAGGGCGACCAGACCGACCAGACCGACGCCGCCGAGCGCGGCGCGGCGACGCCGAGCGGGTCCACGCGACGTCGGGTGCTCCTCGGCCACGCTCAGACCAGCCCGGCGAAGAGGTCGTCCTCGAGCGCGTCGCCCTCGGTCGGTGCGGGGACTCCCTTGGCGATGCGGAAGTACTCCGTGCCCCAGATGTTGGCGCCCTGGTTGTTCGACAGCGCGAAGAACGGGCCGTCCACGGCGATCTGGGTGCGGTGGGCCTTGAGCGCCTCGGTCTTGGCGGCGGCGTAGTCGGTCGCGTCGACGGCCGCAGTCAGCGCCGCGTCGGGGACCATGAACGCCGGCAGGTCACCGTCGGGCTCCATGCCCTCGAAGGTGGTGGTGTCGCCCGCGTCGCGCAGCGCGCGCAGGCCCTCGCGGACCTTCTCGGCCGACATCGCGCCCCAGTAGACCTTGGCCACGTCGTGGTGCTCGCCGAGGTCGGGGCGGTAGGAGGGCACGGCGGCGAGGGCCACGGCGTACGTCGCGACGCGGTGGGCCTGCACGTGGTCGGGGTGGCCGTAGCCGCCGAACTCGTCGTAGGTGACCAGCACCTGCGGTCGCACCTCGCGGATCACCTCGACCAGCAGCGTGGCCGCCTCGGTCAGGTCGGCGTGCCAGAACGCGTTGGCGGGCACGTCGTCGGCGGCCACCGCGTGGCCGTCGGCGTGCCACTGCATGCCGGAGTCGCGGAACCGGCCGAAGCCGCCGAGGTAGCGGTGGTCGGTGACGCCCAGGGCCTTCATCGCGTTGGCCAGCTCACCGCGGCGGTGCTCGCCGAGGCCGTCGTCACGGTCGGCGGCGAGGTGCTCGAGCTCGGGCACCAGGATCTCGCCCATCTCGCCGCCGGTGCAGGTCACCAGGGTGACGCCGACCCCCTCGGCGACGTAGCGGGCCATGGTCGCGCCCTGCCCGATGCTCTCGTCGTCGGGGTGGGCGTGCACGAGAAGCAGGTGCTTGTCCATGCCCTCAGCCTAGGCGTGGGTCCCGACGGTCCCCCGGGGTGTCGCGGTGCAGCCGCCTCGGCGCCTGCGGCAGCACGAGCGGCGCGGGCGGCGGTGGGGCCGCCTCCTCCTCGAGCCAGCCCTCGTGGGCCTCCACCAGCAGCTCCAGCATCACCGCCGGGGCATCGGTCACGACCACCCACGGGTGGTCCTCGTCGTCGTCCTCGCCGGCCAGCGGCTGGCGGGCGACCTCGGCCTCGAAGCCGTCGCGGCGCAGCCGCTCGGCGGCCCGGCGGGCGTCGTCGCCGTCGAAGAAGACGCCCCGCACCCCGGCCACCTAGAGCCACCCCCGCACGAGGTCCAGGAACGGTCGGTCGCCCTCGAGCCAGCCGACCTCCTCGAGCTGGTCGGCCGCCAGCCAGCGCACGGCGTCGTGCTCCTGCGGCACCGGCTCGCCGTCGACGAGGTCGGCGACCACGACGTGCAGCACCAGCGGCCACGCGAGCGGCACCTGGCGCGGGAGCACGCCGACGCAGCGGACCTCGCAGCCGAGCTCCTCGCGCACCTCGCGGACGCCGGCCTGCTCGAGGGTCTCGCCCGGGGCGACCTTGCCGCCGGGGAGCTCCCAGCGGCCGGCCAACGCCACGGGTGCCGTACGCCGCGCCGCCAGGACCCGCCCCCCGGCGCGCACCGCCACTCCCACCACGCTCACGACGACGATCGTAGGCGGGCTCCTAGATTGGGGCCGTGACCATCCACCTGCGCCGCACCGACGAGAACGTCGACGAGATCGAGGCCGTCGCCTCCCAGCTCGGCCGTCGCGTGGGGGTGGCCGGGCTGCTGCCGCACCTCAACCGGCAGGCCGAGCTCGCCCGCGTCCCCGGGCGGGCCGTGGAGTGGGGCTGGACCTGGCAGCCCAGCGACGTGCGCAACCGCCGCTGGTGGCCGCAGGGCATCACCACCTCCGCCGACGCCGACGACCCCGCCGTCACCGCGGGCAGCCGGCTCGTGGTGGTCAGCTGGTACGCCCACGAGGTCGACGGGCAGCACCACGGCAGCAGGATCACGGTCGTGGACCTCGACACGCTGCGCTACCGCCACGTGCTCCTGGTCGAGCCGGTCGTGGACCGTCACGGCCGGGCACGGTTGAGGCCGGTGCAGGTGCACGCGGGCGGACTGGTGTGGTGGGGCCCCTACCTGCACGTGGCCGGCACGCGGCGCGGCCTGGTCAGCTGCCGCCTCGACGACCTGGTGCGGGTCGACGACGTCGAGGACGCGCTCGGCTACCGCTACGTGCTCCCGGTGCGCTTCGCCTACCGGGCCGAGCACGACGACGACACCGAGGAGATGCGCTACTCCTTCTGCTCGCTGGACCGCGGCGCCGACCCGCCGCAGCTGCTGGCCGGCGAGTACGCCCACGGCAGCGACCAGACCCGGCGCATCGCGCACTTCCCCCTCGACCCCGAGACGCACCTGCTCAGCACCACCGAGGACGGTCGCTGCTCGGCGCTGCAGCTGCACGACAGCGGCCTGGGCCAGATGCAGGGCGCCGCAGTGGTCGGCGACACCTACTACGTCACCAGCAGCCGGGGCCGGTTCCGCCACGGCACGTTGTACGTCGGCCGGCCGGGCCGCTTCCGGGGCTTCCCGGGCGCCCTGCCGATCGGGCCCGAGGACATCGCCTACTGGCCCGAGCTCGACCTGCTGTGGTCGGTCACCGAGCACCCGGGGCGGCGCTTCGTGTTCGCGATGCGCCGCGGCACGGTCGACATGGGCTGACCGGCCCGGCCCCGAGGGGACCGGTCGGTCCCGGTCAGGCCGCGGGGGTGCCCTGGCAGAGCTGCTCGAGCCTCACCAGGGTCCCGTCGGGGAGCACCACGGTGCCCTCGGCCTCGCCCAGCGTGAGCTGCGGGTGGGTGGCCGCGTCGACCGGCGCGGGCTCCGGCAGCGCCGGGTCGGGCTCCACGCACACCGGCAGGTCGGCGAGCGCCGGGACCGCCGGGGCCGGCGTCGGCTCCGGGTCGGGCGTCGGCGTCGGGTCGGGAGTGGGCTTCGGGTCGGGGGTCGGCGTCGGGCTGCCGGGCTCGGTGGGCGCCGGGCCGGCCGGGTCGCTCGGGGACGGCGTGCCGCCCGGGGTCGCCGGGGTCGTCGGGGTGGCCGGGGTGCTCGGCGAGGTGCCCGGGGTCGCCGGGTCGCTCGGGGTGGTGCCGGGCGTGCTCGGGGTGGTGCCGGGGGCGCTCGGGGAGGTGCCGGGGGCGCTCGGGGTCGCGCCGGGGGTGCCGGGCGAGGCCGGGCCGGAGGGCGTCGGCCGCGAGGGCGTGCCGACGGCGCTGCCGCTGCCGGTGCTGCCGGAGGTCCTCGTGCTCGTGGGGCGCGACTCGCGGGCCCCGACCGGGACGGGACGGACGGCCTCGGCGACGTCGACGCGCGACGCCTCGACCGGGGTCGAGACGGCCCAGGACGAGAAGGCCGGCATCGAGGTCAGCTGGTCGAGCTCGGCGGCGTCGAAGGTGGTCTTCCAGCGCAGCACCTGGGAGAGGTAGGCCTGCGAGCGGTTGTAGGAGAGCACCGCGTCGCGGAGGTCGGCGTCCTGGGCCAGGTCGCGGCCCTCGCCGCACAGGTAGACCATGGCGCCGCCGGCGGCGTCGTAGATGCTCTGCGGGTCGCGGGTGCCGTCGGCGTCGAGGTCGACGCCCACCGAGCGCCAGGTCGAGGGCAGGAACTGCAGCGGCCCGAGGGCCCGGTCGAACTTCCGGTCGCCGTCGAGCTGGCCCTTGTCGGTGTCGGCCACGGCCGTGAACGCGCCGCCGTCCAGGCGCGGGCCGACGAGGGCGGGGGTGACCCGGTGGCCCTCGTCCATCGCCCGGCCGACGAGGTTGCCGCTCTCGACCTGGCCGATGGCGGCGAGCAGCGGGACGGTCAGGTGGCAGCGCTCGGGGGCGAGCGCGGCGGCGCGGGTGTAGGCGTCCAGGACGACCGAGGAGAGCCGGTCGGGGGCGACCCCGGTGGGGGCGGCCCCGGACGCCCAGGAGCGAGCACCGGTGGCGGCGGGGACGACCACGGCGTCGGGGAGCGGGACGTCCGTGGTGGCGGTCGAGGTGGCGGTGGGGACGGTCTCGGCGGCGGCCTGCTCGGGCTGCAGCGCGGTGGGGCCCTGGCTGGAGGACGCCACGGGAGCGGCGAGCAGCGCGCATCCCAGCAGTCCGGCCACGGTCGTTCGACGGCTCATGCCCCGAGTCTCCACCTTTGTCCTGATTTACGGGCCTTTTTGCCCGGGTTCGAGCCTCTATCTTGCGGTGCTCCGGGTCACAGCGGAACACCCACAGGGCCAACACGCGGCAAACAGGCACCGGATCGTGACGGGCGACTAGACCGGCCCCGGGACGCATGTGACGCGTGGGTCAGGAAGGGGTCCGAGGGGCGCGTGGGAGGAGCGCCAGCTGCCGCGCCTGGGCGACGAGATGGCCCGCCTCGTCCCAGATCTCGCAGTCCTCCTCGAAGCTCCCACCGGCGACGGTCCGGGTCGCGTGGCGCACCCGCAGCCAGCCGTCCACCGGACGCTGCCGCACGTGCACGGTGAGCTCCACCGTGGGGGCCCACCCGGGCAGGCCCAGGTCGAAGCTCACCGGCGGCAGGGCGTCGGCGACGACGAGCAGCGACCAGGGGTCGGGCGGGCGGTGGTCGGCCAGACGCAGCCAGCCCTGGACCACGCCGGCCCGGCTGGGTCGCCCGACCGCCCAACCGGCGTACGCCGGGTCGAGGCGGAGGTCCAGCCGCTGCATCAGGGGCGGCGCGAGGCGGGCGCCGTCAGGGTCGTCGGCGGCACTGACGCACTCCTCGACCGGTGGCAGGTCGACGGGCGCAGGCTCGCGGCGTACGGCCTCGAGGGCCGCGTCGGACGCCGGGGCGCCGCCCGCCTCGACCGTGCCCAGGACCGCCAGCACCGTCAGTCGGTCGACCTCGACGCCGTCCTGCTCCTGGCTCAGCGTCGCCGCCACCGTCGAACGACGGCCGCCGGTGCGCAGCACACGGGTGCGGACCGTGGCCGGGCCGGGCACGCTGGGCGAGAGGTAGTAGCCGCTCGTGCTCACCGGGTCGAGGTGGCCGACCCCGGCGAGCTCGGCGCGCAGCGCGGCGGTCGCCACGGCCAGCACGTAGCCACCGTTGACCCCGCCGCCGACGACCCAGCCGGGGTCGAGGTGGGCGGCGTACGCGCCCGCGCCGAGGGACGTGACGGCGGCGGTGCGATCGAGCTCGTGGGTCATGGCCGCAAGGCTAGAGGCGCCCGTGGTGGGGGCAGCGGTCGGTCGACCCCTTCACCTGGGGCCCCGGCCCGCCTAGATTGGGAGGGCTGGCCACCGGGCATCGCGACGGGGCCACGGGGGTGGAGAGGTGACGGCGATGGATTCCTCCGGGGCTGCACCGGCAGCGGTCGACGACGTCCTCCGCGTCCTCGCGGGGCCCGACGACGTCGACCTGCAGGACCTGCTGCGGCTCGCGGCCGTGCTGTGCGACGCCGAGGCCGCGGGAATGACCATCCGCCGCCAGGACTGCTTCCACGTCCCGCTGACCTTCGGCATCGAGCCCTTCGTCTGTCCCGCCGACGACACCTTCTGCGCCACGGTGATGGACCGCGACGAGGTGGTCGTGGTCCCCGACGCGCAGGAGCGCGCCGAGTTCCGCACCATCAGCTGGGTCGACGGCACCCGGGCCAGCACCCGCTTCTACGCCTCCGCCCCGCTGCACTCCCCCGACGGCGGCTCGCTGGGACGGCTGTGCGTCATCGACCCGCGCCCGCACGACCTCGGACCGTTGCAGCGCCGGTCGCTCGGGACCCTGGCCGCGAGCGTGACCCAGCTGATCGAGCTGCGGCTGCGTCGCGAGACCGACCTGGGCACGAGCCGCCCCGAGGGCGAGGCCGCCACCACGGTCGTCAGCCAGATCGCCGCCGAGCTCAGCCACGACATGCGGGTCCCCCTCGCGGCGCTGACCGCGGGGGTGGAGCTGTTGGAGGACCAGCTGGCCGACCACCGGACCCCGACCGTCGACACCCTCCTGGAGCGGATGCGCAGCTCGGCCGGCCGGCTGCTGCGGATGCTCGAGCAGAACCTCGACCTCGACCCCGCCGAGACCCGGCGCACGAGCACCGACGTCGACCTCGGCCGCGTGGTGGAGCGGCTCGTCGCCGACTCCGCCCACGTGCTGGACCCCGTCGGCGCGGTCGTGGAGACCCGGAACCTGCCGGTCGTCCGGGCCGACCCCGACGCGATGTACGCCGTCCTCCAGAACCTGCTGGGCAACGCCGTGAAGTTCGCCCGTCCCGACGTGGCGCCCTGGATCCGCGTGACCGCGCGGCGCCGCCCCGGGGGCTACCGGATCGCGGTGCGCGACAACGGCGTCGGCATCCCCGACGAGCGGCGGGCGCAGGCGTTCGCGCTGTTCCAGCGGGGCGACCACGACGTCGAGGGCCACGGCATCGGGCTGGCCACGGTCTCGCGGCTGGTCCGGGCCCACAGGGGCGACGTCGGCATCGACGCGGTGCCCGAGGGCGGCACCGAGGTGTGGTTCGAGCTGCCCGACGAGCCCTGAGGACCACACCCGACCGACGGCCTCGCGCCCGGCTGGCTACCGTCGCGGCATGACGAACTCCGACCTGGGCTCCCTCGGCTCCCTGCCCGTCCACCGCAGGGGGTACGGCGCGATGCAGCTCCCCGGCCCCGGCGTGATGGGCCCGCCCCGCGACCGCGACGAGGCGCTCGGCGTGCTCCGCCGGGCCGTCGAGCTGGGCGTCGACCACGTCGACACCTCGCAGTTCTACGGGCCCGACGTCGCCAACGAGCTGATCCACGACGCACTGCACCCCTACCCGGAGTCGCTGGTGCTGGTCTCCAAGGTCGGCGCCCGGCGCGACGCCGAGGGCGCCTGGCTCCCCGCGCAGCGGCCCGAGGAGCTGCGGAGCGGGGTCGAGGACAACCTGCGCACGCTCGACGTCGAACGGCTCGGCGCGGTCAACCTGCGGCTGATGGACGCCGGCCACGACGTGCCGGCCGACCAGCTCGTGCCCCTGGAGGACCAGCTCGCCGAGATGGTGGCGCTGCGCGAGGAGGGCAAGATCGGCGGTGTCGGGCTGTCCAACGTGACGCTCGAGCAGGTGCGCGCGGCCGTGGAGACGACCGAGGT harbors:
- a CDS encoding VanW family protein; amino-acid sequence: MAEEHPTSRGPARRRRAALGGVGLVGLVALVWLGVGLWGGDRMPRGTSVGGVAVGGLDRDRAQARLESELGERAARQVRLTYADGRVEPVDLREAGGRLDLEDTLDRASGGARFAPARVWALVAGGDQLAPTVRFDSARLDATLDTLTDGLRRPAVEGTVRFRDGEARPVIGRAGAAVDRDATEQLLQDRFLRGGRVPLPVVEVEPDVSEAEVRAAMRDVARPAMSGPVALVLEGRELQAPPRLFGRGLRMVERDGDLVPEVDGERMIEALAPVVAQVGRAPVDATVEIRDGRPRVVPSRPGLELDPAELEEGFVEAATASGEKRRLQVDGRRARPDLTTGEARELGVREKVSSFTTNFPYAEYRNVNLSRAAELIDGTLLLPGETFSLNGIVGERTAENGFTEGYVVSDGIFRKDLGGGVSQIATTTFNAMFFAGLQDVEHKPHSVYIDRYPEGREATVAWPTLDMSFKNDSPHGVLVTASVTPSTPGTQGAATVEMWSTKRWDVESRTSDRYAFTSPATRTLDDEDCEAATGTGGFSVDVFRDFKRPGSAKVLRTEKFHTDYIPADTVVCEPPG
- the mshB gene encoding N-acetyl-1-D-myo-inositol-2-amino-2-deoxy-alpha-D-glucopyranoside deacetylase is translated as MDKHLLLVHAHPDDESIGQGATMARYVAEGVGVTLVTCTGGEMGEILVPELEHLAADRDDGLGEHRRGELANAMKALGVTDHRYLGGFGRFRDSGMQWHADGHAVAADDVPANAFWHADLTEAATLLVEVIREVRPQVLVTYDEFGGYGHPDHVQAHRVATYAVALAAVPSYRPDLGEHHDVAKVYWGAMSAEKVREGLRALRDAGDTTTFEGMEPDGDLPAFMVPDAALTAAVDATDYAAAKTEALKAHRTQIAVDGPFFALSNNQGANIWGTEYFRIAKGVPAPTEGDALEDDLFAGLV
- a CDS encoding (deoxy)nucleoside triphosphate pyrophosphohydrolase yields the protein MSVVGVAVRAGGRVLAARRTAPVALAGRWELPGGKVAPGETLEQAGVREVREELGCEVRCVGVLPRQVPLAWPLVLHVVVADLVDGEPVPQEHDAVRWLAADQLEEVGWLEGDRPFLDLVRGWL
- a CDS encoding lytic transglycosylase domain-containing protein, with amino-acid sequence MSRRTTVAGLLGCALLAAPVASSSQGPTALQPEQAAAETVPTATSTATTDVPLPDAVVVPAATGARSWASGAAPTGVAPDRLSSVVLDAYTRAAALAPERCHLTVPLLAAIGQVESGNLVGRAMDEGHRVTPALVGPRLDGGAFTAVADTDKGQLDGDRKFDRALGPLQFLPSTWRSVGVDLDADGTRDPQSIYDAAGGAMVYLCGEGRDLAQDADLRDAVLSYNRSQAYLSQVLRWKTTFDAAELDQLTSMPAFSSWAVSTPVEASRVDVAEAVRPVPVGARESRPTSTRTSGSTGSGSAVGTPSRPTPSGPASPGTPGATPSAPGTSPSAPGTTPSTPGTTPSDPATPGTSPSTPATPTTPATPGGTPSPSDPAGPAPTEPGSPTPTPDPKPTPDPTPTPDPEPTPAPAVPALADLPVCVEPDPALPEPAPVDAATHPQLTLGEAEGTVVLPDGTLVRLEQLCQGTPAA
- a CDS encoding thioesterase family protein, producing MTHELDRTAAVTSLGAGAYAAHLDPGWVVGGGVNGGYVLAVATAALRAELAGVGHLDPVSTSGYYLSPSVPGPATVRTRVLRTGGRRSTVAATLSQEQDGVEVDRLTVLAVLGTVEAGGAPASDAALEAVRREPAPVDLPPVEECVSAADDPDGARLAPPLMQRLDLRLDPAYAGWAVGRPSRAGVVQGWLRLADHRPPDPWSLLVVADALPPVSFDLGLPGWAPTVELTVHVRQRPVDGWLRVRHATRTVAGGSFEEDCEIWDEAGHLVAQARQLALLPRAPRTPS
- a CDS encoding sensor histidine kinase, translating into MDSSGAAPAAVDDVLRVLAGPDDVDLQDLLRLAAVLCDAEAAGMTIRRQDCFHVPLTFGIEPFVCPADDTFCATVMDRDEVVVVPDAQERAEFRTISWVDGTRASTRFYASAPLHSPDGGSLGRLCVIDPRPHDLGPLQRRSLGTLAASVTQLIELRLRRETDLGTSRPEGEAATTVVSQIAAELSHDMRVPLAALTAGVELLEDQLADHRTPTVDTLLERMRSSAGRLLRMLEQNLDLDPAETRRTSTDVDLGRVVERLVADSAHVLDPVGAVVETRNLPVVRADPDAMYAVLQNLLGNAVKFARPDVAPWIRVTARRRPGGYRIAVRDNGVGIPDERRAQAFALFQRGDHDVEGHGIGLATVSRLVRAHRGDVGIDAVPEGGTEVWFELPDEP
- a CDS encoding oxidoreductase, with the translated sequence MTNSDLGSLGSLPVHRRGYGAMQLPGPGVMGPPRDRDEALGVLRRAVELGVDHVDTSQFYGPDVANELIHDALHPYPESLVLVSKVGARRDAEGAWLPAQRPEELRSGVEDNLRTLDVERLGAVNLRLMDAGHDVPADQLVPLEDQLAEMVALREEGKIGGVGLSNVTLEQVRAAVETTEVVCVQNPFSLVDQHDLDVLDLCAGLGIAYVPFFPLGSAFPGMPKVSDDPRVVAVARRRGITPAQVGLAWLLALRDNVLLIPGTSRVAHLEENLAVRGVELTEDDLAELAG